The following DNA comes from Meles meles chromosome 8, mMelMel3.1 paternal haplotype, whole genome shotgun sequence.
ataaataaatataaaaaaaaaaccaagatgttTCAGTTCATCTTGTGTATTTGCTGCCTCAGACTTAGAATCAGTCATTTATTTAAGAAGtcctaatttattttcttggaTAATGGTATCAGGAACCATGGCCTGGTCACTAGATCACTAGATAatcactggtttttgttttttgtttttatttttgttttttgtttgtttgtttcaatccaaaggactttttttatttttaaatttcttttcagtgtttcagaattcattgtttatgcaccacacccagtactccattgaatacgtgccctccacaatacccaccatcaggctcacccaacctcttaccccctcccctccaaatccctgtttgtttctcagactccacagtctctcatggttcatctccccctccaattttccccaagtcacttctcctctccatctccccatgtcctgataatcactgttttttttttttttaattatagctaAAAAGACACCATTTCTGGCCCAAATAAACACCTTTTTCccataatctaaaaataaatattgaagtcaagcagagagagtcaattttcatagggtttcacttaccccaatgttcatagcagcaatggccacagtcgccaaactgtggaaagaaccaagatgcccctcaacggatgaatggataaggaagatgtggtccatatacactatggaatattatgcctccatcagaaaggatgaatacccaacttttgtatcaacatagaagggactggaagagattatactgagtgaaataagtcaagcagagagagtcaattatcatatggtttcacttatttgtggaacataagaaataacatggggagatggagaggggaagggaattgagggaaattggaggaggagatgaaccatgagagactatagactctgaaaaacaatctgacagttttgaaggggcagggggtgcgAAGTTGGGaaagcctagtggtgggtattatggagggcatgtattgcatggagcactgggtgtggtgcataaacaatgaattctggtacactgaaaagaaattttaaaaaattaaaaaaattatatacctacaaaaaaagaaatttaaaaaataatttaaaaaaaataaataaatacatattgaagATTAAGTTCTTTATTACATCTAGCTCATGCTTCCTAATTAAAAGAGAAGGGGCACTTCAGGGAATGACCTTCCCCAGACTCCTTTATTTTGCATCACTCATGTTTAAATACTACtgcaggaagggaaaaagagaggcatTTCCCAGTCAACACTCCATGTGAGAATTGATTTCAGAAAGTGTGGGATGAATGCAGGACCATCATTGTTTTCTGGCAGGAAATCAAGATCCTGAACATCAGTGACATCAAAAGAGATCAGATAGAGTTTTagaaacacttctttttttttaattgagatttgAGCAAAGTGTGGcaaattaactttgaaaaaagaagagatgaCTGAACCGCCCACGCTTTGCATAAGCTCTTATCAAAACTGGTAAGATTTGTGTTGGGCTTTAACATAACCTTATTTAATACTCAGAGAAAGTTATCTGATAAATGCCACACTGTGGCATTTGTGGAAGGATAGAACGTTTAGGGAATTTTCTGGAACTACATCACAATCTAAACTGAATAGATGGAACACAAGAAATGCACATTGGCTCCTCATGGAGAGATAAGCAAATAGAAATTATATCTATTCCCGTGTTCCAGAACATGCTCCATGGAGAAGATGATTTTTACTCTGGATGGAGTAGGCTTCCCTTTTCAGTGGTAACTGCATATTGAATAGGACCAAACACTATTGGATTGTATCAATGGGAAATTCTcttaattatttcattcattttacaatacttattattaaacatatacttctttttttaaagattttatttatttatttgacagagagagagatcacaagtaggcaaaaaggcagacagagagagtgagaggaaagcaggctccctgctgagcagagagcccgacgcgggactcgatcccaggaccccaagatcatgacctgagccaaaggcagtggcttaacccactgagccaaccaggcacccctaaacataTACTtcttttaaacatataatttttatacatcTTAAATTCAGCAGCGAGCAGATAAAAATCCCCCTCCTTATGTTGCTTTGTTCAAATGTatgctattcttttatttattgttatgtGAATGATACAGATGGCTTAGTCTATAACTCTCCCTGGATAAACGATAGgtgattagatagatagatagatagataatagatagatcgATAGATATAGGGAGATAGAtatcttttttataatatttaactgTTAGAAACCATGGACAATATTCCATTCCTGTCTGTTGAAGAGCTGGATAAAGAGCCTATCTGGTGAACTCCAAAGAGTGCGGGGCAAACTGTAGTGAATGGCAGTGTGGTTGGGATATGATGTGGTTAAGAGCCTTGAGTCCAGAACTGCCTCTAGAGCTGATTCACCCTCTTACACAGACATTTAGAAATCTTACTCTGGCCCTTGGAATTTTGCTGTTTCTGCAGTCTGTCAGAAGACAGTTGTCATCATCCAGTAATATGCCAATGTGATTCACAAACCATCTACTAAGAGaaggtttttaaaagttttattcttaATGCAGCATCATTATGACATATTTTCAACTACTAAAgggaatattttattattttttttaaagattttatttatttatttgacagacagaaatcacaagtaggcagagaggcagacagagagagaggaggaagcaggcttcctgctgagcagagagcccgatgcggggctcgatcccaggaccctgagatcatgacccgagccgaaagcagaggctttaacccactgagccacccaggcgccccaaaagggaATATTTTAAACGGTAAGTCATCCTCCTAACGTTGATTCCAAGAATACAATTTCCCCACCCTAAAGTCATTATGCAATGTCAGTACTCTCTTAAATATGATTGATATGAGACCAAGAGTGTGTGATATATATTGTTCTGCTGTTAATGAAAACATTACCATCCTCAGCATACAGTCCTGAATTTTATGATTTCACAACATAATTTAGAAACCATTAACATGTATATCTACTTCGTTTTTTTGATGATTGTATAAAATACTGTCCCTGACTCACTTAGCTTCTTTCTGATGGGTATTGAAGTGGTCTCTTACATTTTACCAACATGGAAAGGACTGCTGTGGTTGTCTTTGTGCCTGTGAGTGAGATTACTTGCAGCAAATGGAATCACTAGACCTGTGGAAATGTGGCATTGAAATATCCTCAATGTTGAAAATCACTCCCTGAGAGATGGCATCCCATTAAACTCCTACCAAGAATGTGTGGGATCAATTGTTCCCAACATCATTTTCAGCAGTGTTTATTAAGAggcatttaccaaaaaaaaaaaaaaaaaaaaaaaaagtctgtttgtTAATATAACAGGTGAAAGGACatataattagaatttaaattgaatgaatttttctagtaatgaaattgaaaattttttaCAAATTATGTTTAATAAGAAgagattcttttaaaatcagttattttGCCATCTTCGTTtgcacagatttatttttatttttttaagatatttatttatttggcagacagatcacaagtaggcagagaggcaggtagagagagaggagggaacagactccccgctgagcagagagcctgatgcggggctcaatcccaggaccctgagatcatgacctgagccgaagccagaggcttaagccactgagccacacaggtgctccacactggtttatttttaaatattttgtttatttatttatttagagagaaagccAAAGCAGGAAAAGgcacagaaggaaagggacagaTGGAATCTTAAACTGGCTCTgtacccagcatgaagcccagtgtgggacttaatcccacaaccttgagatctttacctgagtggaaatcaagagtcagccacttaaccagcaGAGACACTCAAACGTTCTATTCACTGTGTTTTAAAAGATTGATCTCTgaaatccatttatattttagaaaattatgcTTTTGTCTTGAATACATGTAAATATACGTAATGCCTTGGCACTTATACATTTCATTGTGCTACTATATCAAAAATATATGTGATGAGGACAGACAAGGTTTATTCCACTGTTGgtagttataaaatatattagttaCCTTCCTGTTTCTAATTTCTCTTACTCAAGTCCCAGTATGTGATACTTAAGAAAAGTAGATTTCAGGAAATCTTGAAAAGTTTCAGCTATGACTTGGAAATTCTTTAGCTTATTTTCTAAATCGCTGGTGCTTAAAATAACATggaatataaaatagtattttgacTTATGCCAAATGTTTTCTATTTACCCTTTATTTTAGTCTCAGTCTCTTCTTGTGCCTTAAGAAAATGTGTGGATAGATTCATTGATATACTGAACTAGGCCAAGAATTTAACTTTGGACAACacagtataatttttaaagtacatattttGTAATAGGAAATGAATTTAAAACTCTACACAACTAGAAATTATTGAGGGTTAAAGTAACAGGATATAAACAGTCAAGGtaacaaatttaaatacatttcatgATAGACTAGACCAACTGACTGAATGCTCCCTGCTAAAATAAGGTTTGTTTCTCACttgttcactctttctctctctccctctctctgtctttaaggTTTCATAATGGAAAACACTATAAGATGTTTCTACAACATTCCTTGAATGTTCAGAATATTACTAGAAGACACTTTATAACTGAATTACCAGGTTTAAATAGTGTGGATGTACATTATGCAAATCATGCAACATATTTCTCCATTTGGCTACATTCTACCCTAACTCATCATTGCTGTAAACTAAAGAAAGATATTCTGCTCAGAAAGATAACCTCTTACCAAATCCCCAAAATTAATGTTTAGTGTGCCTGAGGAATCAAGTACGTTTTCATTATTGATATATTTCATGACTTCCGTTAGCAATTAGGTGAATAGATTGTTAAGGAATTTTATGACTTGCACTTTATTCAGAAGAAAACAACTCAGAAGGTAAGGGATTACTGCTGATAAATGGCATGCCATTATCAAGCACAAAtggattattcattttataatatcTTTTTCGTTGCAGATTATTTTTAACCAGTGCTTTCTCCACTTTGCCTGAAAAAATGTGGCAAAATATCAGCGTAACTGAATTCATACTGTTAGGATTGACCCAAGATCCTATGAAAAAGAAGATGGTATTTGTaatcttcttcattttctatGTGGGGACCATGATAGGGAATTTGCTTATTATTGTGACCATCAAGTTCAGCCGGACACTAGGGAGCCCCAtgtattatttcctattttatttgtcCCTTGCTGATTTCTGCTTCTCAACTACAACAGCCCCCAGACTAATTGTGGATTCACTCTCcacaaaaaaaatcataacttaCAATGAGTGCATGATTCAAGTCTTTGCCCTACATTTATTTGGTGGCATGGAGATCTTTGTGCTCATCTTCATGGCTGCTGATCGTTATGTGGCAATCTGTAAGCCACTACGTTACCCATCCATCATGAGACAGCAGGTCTGTACCATCCTGATTATTCTTGCATGGATAGGGGCTTTTATCCATTCTACCACTCAGATTATCTTGGCCTTGAGAATGCCTTTCTGTGGACCCAATTTAATTGATCATTACTGCTGCGATTTGCAGCCCTTGCTGAAACTTGCTTGCATGGACACCTACAGGATCAACCTACTGATGGTGTCTAACAGTGGGGCCCTTTGCTCAAGTAGTTTTGTGATTCTGGTGATCTCATACATTGTCATATTGCATTCCCTGAGAAACCACAGtgcagaagggaggaaaaaagctcTCTCAACTTGCACTTCTCACATCATAGTAGTAATCTTATTCTTTGGTCCGTGTATATTCATATACACGCGCCCCCCAACCACTTTCCCCATGGACAAGATGGTGGCTGTATTTTATACTATTGGGACCCCTTTTCTCAACCCATTCATCTACACACTGAGGAATGCGGAAGTGAAAAACGCCATGAGAAAGCTATGGCATATCACAACTACCTCAGAAAGTAAGAGATGAAATGAGGGTATTGGTTGATTCCATAATCTGTACAGATATTAAATACAGTGGTGTGTATCCTTATTTGACCTATTCACTCTCTTACAATGCACctgatttccttacttttttcctGTACTTCTGCCTTCAAACTAGTAGCTTCCCTCATATCACCAGCCTGGTTCTTACTTTTCCTGAGAGCTCAATTCTGACATTGCTGATTATGAAATACTCCTCACATTTAGTCTACACTCTGGTTTGATAAGGAGAAAGATATTTATACAATCACAACTGGTCAAACAGTGAGCATCCATAAATGAAGAATGGCCTGTAGTCTATGGTTTGTAATTCTCTCTAGGGTAAACTTCAAATAAGGTATCCTGCTTTCACTTGAACACATTTAAAGCAAAGGAATTAACTGTGtgtttagaaatttttttcagtatatcactagtttatcttaataagtTCCACATGAGTGAATCAAAGGCCAAAAAGATTATAAATACTACATGTCATTTATTTCATAAACAATTTCTCTTATTGTTACCTTTGACTATCAGGATAATTGAGACATGATggatgggatttttaaaatgtagtattaCAAAAGCCTGGAAAGATTCAGTTAATTTATATGATTGGAATATAGGAAATACAACAAGAGAATAGTGCAACTCTATggcagaaagaagtaaaaatattgtgaagactaaatatgaatttaaaatacaacagagagaaaacataTTTTCTGTGATTGTAGCACAGAAAGGTAGAACCTGATTTAAAGGGGGGAAGAAagcacattatttcatttactgcTGTGTTTTATCAGTGGAATAAAGGGAAGTACCAGAGGTATTCAGAAATACATGCTTGAATGTCTCTAGTAATGGAGTTAGAGAAAACCTGCTTCTGCAGCAGGAAGCCACTTTGCTTCTCTGTTTGTGCTTTCCTAGTAAAGGTTAATATGATTGACAATTTGGAATTACAAAGAGAATTTTGGTGCTCATAGTGAACAGAACAGATTAGCACACAAGATTTGAATATGTGTATTCCTGAGTTatacaatgaatttttaaaattcattgattTCAGAGAGtacaaaaatgttaattcaaaGTTATCCATGTCCCCTGATGTTTGtatcagcattatctacaatagcagAACTATGGACATAGcccaagttttcattttcattagaatGAGGTCTTGTCCTTTGCAATGACAAGGTATGAGTTAGAGAATATGAAGCTAAGCAAACAtgtcagtcagtgaaagacaaatgccatatgatttcactcatatgaaatttttaaaatattttatttaaattttatatatttacaaaatgtgTACAGGGATAAACACAGAGAGGGGGCAAATCAAGAAATGGCTTTTTAACTATggaaaacaaacagatggttagTAGAGGGAGGGTCTAGAAAGATGTGTTAAATAGGTGTTGGGGAATAAGGAATACACATGTTGTCATGAACACTTGGTGTGGTCTGAAACTTGAATCTCTAAACTGTACACCTGGAACTCAtagtacactgtatgttaactaactgtaatctaaataaaaaacttgaaaacaaataacaaataaaatttgttGCTTTCAGTGTCTCCAAGTGGCCCACATCCTTAGTAACCTTGAAAGCATACAATTTCACTTTTAATGCTGTTCCCCATTAATTACCTGGAAAACTATTAATGACAATAATTTCCTCCTattaatgatcattttaaaaagttaaaatatcatGTTTTCAATGTTCTCACTACTTTTGGCTTTTTTGGGATATTATGAAGCTAGTGACTGCTCTAGTGTCCCAAAGGTGGCATGCTGACACAAAAtgttgtgtgtatacatatatacatatatatatatatatatatagctgtaCAAATCAATTTTTTAACATACATATACTGTGAAAAGATCACCACAATCTAATTATTAACTAATCTATCTTCTCCATATAGTtaccattgtatgtgtgtgtgtatgtgtgtgtgtaagatttaATTTAGGTCTATCCTTTTTGTAATTCCAAGTATACATTATGGTATGGTTAACTATAGTGACCGTGCTATATATTAGATCTCTATAACTAATTCATTCTACGTTAATTGCATACTTGTACACGTGGGGCaatgtctctccatttctcccattccctggcccctggtaactgccattctactctctgcttctgtgaattAAACTATATCATTTCTACGtaaaagtgagatcatacagtatatCTATTTCTGTGACTTTCTTGTTTCACTTAATTTCAAGTCCTCCAACTCCATCCAGCTTCAAtttgttattgcaaatgacagagttttcctcttttttaatgtctgaatAATAAAGATCTCACATTTTCTCTGTTGATTCACCAGTCAGGGATGAGGTTTTGTTCATACTttgactactgtgaataatgatGTCATGAACGTAGGAATGTAGGTAGCCCTTCACAATCATGATTTCAgatcctttggatatatatcttACAGCAGGATTGATGGCTGGTAGTTCTACtgtcagttttttgaggaacatctatACTCTTCTCCATAATGACTATATCAATTTATATGCCCATCAGTAGTATACATGGGATCCCTTcactccacatcttcaccaacattttttatctcttgtcttttttataatagccattctaacagatataaagtggtatctcattgactttgatttgcattttcctgatgatgagtgttgTTGAGCACCCTTTGTTGTACCTGCTggatatttgtatgtctttggaaaaattacTATTTTGTCCCTCTGCCTATGTTTTCACAGAAGAGATGAAGGAAATCTCCATAGCTTCTGCTCAATTTTCCTGTGAACCTGAAACTGCTCTAGAAATAGAGTCAatgattaagaaaatatattaagaagaagagaaaacagtatATTAGAAAAAGTCATCTATTCAATTAGCTCAGAAGAAtacataaaagaattaaaataagttATAGTGGAGCAAAATGTAAGCTATAGTAAGTTGAACTATTCACCAACATTTAACAATTACATTAAATTCAAATACACTGCACTTGCAATGCAGAATCTGACAGGATAGGTAGAATAATCTTCAGCAAAGAAAAGTAGTGGACCAATGATATACATGTCAATATGTTAAATTCTAGAACAAAGATACCATGTACTATGAGTAAATGCTGTGATTAGATTTACATGAAGTTAAAGAATAGAGAACACTACAACACAGTGATACAAATCAAGACAATAGTTGCATTGGAGGGATTTAACTGAAAAAGGAGCATGATAGAAATTTCTGGGTGAATGAAGGTATTCTAGATCTTGAATTTGTTAATGGTATGTGACTATATACATTTATCCAAACTTGGGACACCTGGAGGGGGATCAGCCAAatatttaagcctctgccttcagttcagttcatgatttcagggtcctggaattgagccccacattgggctctctgctcagcggggagcctacttccctctctctctgcctgtctctctgcctacttgtaatctctgtgggtcaaataaataaatagaatcttttaaaaaagtataaagggagatgaataaagtcaataaaatgttcaagaaaataaattactggGTTGAAggaattttttcctatttatcaGTTTCAGACTCTGAGACCTCAAGCTAcatctatctctctttttttttcagtatttaaatttattaattttttcagcgtaacagtattcattgtttttgcacaacacccagtgctccatgcaatacatgccctccctattacccaccacctgttcccccaacctcccacccccgacccttcaaaaccctcaggttgtttttcagactatggactctgaaatacatCTATCTCTTTGAGAAAACACAGTTTGTTGTAATCCCTGCTTAAATTGTGTGATGAGAAACAAATTGAAACAGATTCTCAATGAAGGAGCCAATAGCTTATTTGGATACTTTTCCCCCGCTCTCAGAAAGATTTCATCATATGATTGGGAGCtgtgttatttttatctttcaattaGCTTAATTTTGGTAACATTTCTTTATGAGAATGTATTATTAAAACTATGTGGCTCCATCTACACACAAGACAATGGCAGCATAAATATACTCCACTTATCCCTTCTATCCCTCACTCATTAATCAACAGAAGCTTCTTGAGCCCAAAGAATATGTCAGACACATTGATAGCTGCTGCGATTATAATGGTAAGTAGAGAGGAACCTGGATCTTGCATTCCCAGGCTTCATATCCACAGAGAGActcccagaggggagcagaaaatgaCAGTGCAGTGTGATAAATGTAAACTAGTGGCAGCACAGGTGCGATGAAAGCATGTTTGAGGGACACACAGCAAAGACCCGGGGATTCAGGAAATGTTCCAAGATGAGAGAGCACACAAAATGGAACTGGAAAGTAGAAATCAAGTCAGGGGTGTGAATAGGTACACATAAGTTGGAGTAGAAGCATTCTTACAAGAGAAAATGCCTAACAAAGGCCAAGGGGTGAAAATCAGTATTCATGAAACCACATAAATGCAGTGTGGCCTTTGAACCAGCAAGTGATAGAGTTTGATTTGTGTTTGACTTCAAAACTGTATGGGTCATTAGTGTGTGGAATGGGTTGAAGGGAACAAGAATGACATCAAGATGTTCCTAAAATGACTTGGGTGTGAAA
Coding sequences within:
- the LOC123949249 gene encoding olfactory receptor 4C11-like; translation: MWQNISVTEFILLGLTQDPMKKKMVFVIFFIFYVGTMIGNLLIIVTIKFSRTLGSPMYYFLFYLSLADFCFSTTTAPRLIVDSLSTKKIITYNECMIQVFALHLFGGMEIFVLIFMAADRYVAICKPLRYPSIMRQQVCTILIILAWIGAFIHSTTQIILALRMPFCGPNLIDHYCCDLQPLLKLACMDTYRINLLMVSNSGALCSSSFVILVISYIVILHSLRNHSAEGRKKALSTCTSHIIVVILFFGPCIFIYTRPPTTFPMDKMVAVFYTIGTPFLNPFIYTLRNAEVKNAMRKLWHITTTSESKR